A window of the Halococcus agarilyticus genome harbors these coding sequences:
- a CDS encoding DUF7260 family protein has translation MPGTHHIDHEFTQYLYETLPVTYPVLTDIASLVETLRTAQQGVERTLNARNSRTPNP, from the coding sequence ATTCCGGGCACTCACCACATCGATCACGAGTTCACGCAGTATCTTTACGAGACGCTCCCAGTCACCTATCCAGTCCTGACCGACATCGCCAGCCTCGTCGAGACGCTTCGTACCGCCCAACAGGGTGTCGAACGCACACTCAACGCACGAAACTCCAGGACTCCGAACCCTTAG